One region of Deinococcus fonticola genomic DNA includes:
- a CDS encoding DUF4139 domain-containing protein: MKRILSLMTLLALGGAVATDIRIYPSFTEVREAVSSTGTTLSVSLPQEAWNGVIPGSLDLEGLSFGGAVQKLEPNWLTTLEGKTVYLRREEGQTEPVTLVRARDLLVKDAAGKYFTVRYEELQFDVLPPSNPLSPSRTLVYSLTRGGSGTLSYLTRSVTWQPRYTLKASDAGANLSALADIHNNADLDYDIKNTELYAGDVNVQGGGYPRADMAERSYMAAPVAAPAPAPKIQSGGDLRGLYKYTLSSAFTLPASSVVTLPFLTPKLTTFERFASLDTYFNTGTREGNLNRSYRLKADDRLPAGQITVREEGRIVGQTTLADTRKGGEIEFTLGDDPDVTYTRSVQLVTQVKSAQGNVTKSTYKVTYTLENARSKAVRAEITERISGRRILIDKLPATQNQGQYTLKVDLPSGGKVTRTFDLVIDNS, from the coding sequence ATGAAACGAATCCTGTCTCTCATGACCCTGCTTGCCCTTGGAGGAGCCGTGGCCACCGACATCCGCATTTATCCCAGTTTTACCGAAGTGCGTGAAGCCGTCAGCAGCACCGGGACGACCCTGAGTGTCTCGCTGCCGCAGGAAGCCTGGAACGGCGTCATCCCCGGCTCGCTCGACCTGGAGGGCCTGAGCTTTGGCGGCGCCGTGCAGAAACTGGAACCCAACTGGCTGACCACGCTGGAAGGCAAGACCGTGTATCTGAGGCGCGAGGAAGGCCAGACTGAACCCGTCACGCTGGTGCGTGCCCGCGACCTGCTGGTCAAGGACGCCGCCGGGAAGTACTTCACCGTGCGCTACGAGGAGTTGCAGTTCGATGTGCTGCCGCCCAGCAATCCCCTCAGCCCCTCGCGCACGCTGGTGTACAGCCTCACGCGGGGCGGCAGCGGCACCCTGAGTTACCTGACGCGCTCGGTGACCTGGCAACCCCGCTACACCCTGAAAGCCAGCGACGCGGGCGCGAACCTGAGCGCCCTGGCCGACATTCACAACAACGCCGACCTGGATTACGACATCAAGAACACTGAGCTGTACGCCGGGGATGTGAACGTGCAGGGCGGCGGCTACCCTAGGGCCGACATGGCCGAGCGTTCGTACATGGCCGCCCCGGTGGCCGCGCCTGCGCCAGCCCCGAAAATCCAGTCCGGCGGCGACCTGCGCGGCCTGTACAAGTACACCCTGAGCAGCGCCTTTACCCTGCCCGCCAGCAGTGTGGTGACCCTGCCCTTCCTGACGCCTAAGCTGACGACCTTCGAGCGCTTCGCCAGCCTGGACACGTACTTCAACACGGGTACACGGGAAGGGAATCTGAATCGCAGTTATCGCCTCAAAGCCGACGACCGCCTTCCCGCCGGGCAGATCACCGTGCGCGAGGAAGGCCGCATCGTCGGTCAGACGACCCTGGCGGACACCCGCAAGGGCGGCGAGATCGAATTTACGCTCGGGGACGATCCGGACGTGACCTACACCCGCAGCGTGCAACTCGTGACGCAGGTCAAGAGCGCCCAGGGGAACGTGACCAAGAGCACCTACAAGGTCACGTACACCCTGGAGAACGCCCGCAGCAAAGCCGTCCGCGCCGAAATCACCGAACGCATCAGCGGCCGGCGCATCCTCATCGACAAGTTGCCTGCCACCCAGAACCAGGGCCAGTACACCCTGAAAGTCGACCTGCCCAGCGGCGGCAAAGTCACCCGCACCTTCGATCTGGTGATCGACAACTCGTAA
- a CDS encoding GTP pyrophosphokinase produces the protein MQSLVAEYESRQAEFEALRRAAIVHVQRLLDEAGLNIHHVTSRVKKPASLADKLRRKPGRHHALDDVTDLVGVRVITYFESDVNVVSKLVEGAYQVDWNNSVDKSKMRDPDRFGYMGVHYVVRPLEGTPEFRGLHLRAFPLEIQIRSILQHAWAEIEHDLGYKNPDAVPREVRRRFYRLAGLLEMADEEFMTVARLSRDYGATLPQRVAEEPDSVFIDAQSMKFLLDTGTVAELDSRIANALNVTLLVGWPDPERPQRLASLLQYVGVHSVGQLDRELQRHADDIERFAVALLPRVRQVWMPAGGARPGTSLTHYALLRANEHPGLDVAEVVHLLDLSGVGSEQTLRQGVTEVLRDLRLQDEGPTVRQLD, from the coding sequence ATGCAGTCCCTGGTGGCGGAATACGAGTCGCGGCAGGCCGAGTTCGAGGCCCTGCGGCGGGCGGCCATTGTTCATGTGCAGCGCCTGCTGGACGAAGCCGGGCTGAACATTCACCACGTAACCAGCCGCGTGAAGAAACCCGCGAGCCTGGCCGACAAACTCAGGCGCAAACCGGGGCGGCACCACGCGCTGGACGACGTGACGGATCTGGTGGGGGTGCGCGTCATCACTTACTTCGAGTCGGACGTGAACGTCGTGTCGAAGCTGGTGGAAGGCGCGTATCAGGTGGACTGGAACAACTCGGTCGACAAGTCGAAGATGCGTGATCCGGACAGGTTCGGGTACATGGGCGTGCATTACGTGGTGCGGCCGCTGGAGGGCACACCGGAATTCCGGGGCCTGCACCTGAGGGCGTTTCCGCTGGAAATTCAGATTCGCAGCATCCTGCAACACGCCTGGGCCGAAATCGAGCACGACCTGGGGTACAAGAACCCGGACGCGGTGCCGCGTGAGGTGAGGCGGCGCTTTTACCGGCTGGCGGGCCTGCTGGAAATGGCGGACGAGGAATTCATGACGGTGGCCCGCCTCAGCCGCGATTACGGCGCGACCCTGCCGCAGCGCGTGGCCGAGGAACCCGACAGCGTGTTTATCGATGCGCAGAGCATGAAGTTCCTGCTGGACACGGGCACGGTCGCTGAGCTGGACAGCCGCATTGCCAACGCCCTGAACGTGACCCTGCTGGTGGGCTGGCCCGATCCGGAGCGTCCGCAGCGGCTGGCGAGTCTGCTTCAGTACGTGGGCGTGCATTCGGTGGGGCAGCTTGACCGCGAGTTGCAGCGGCACGCCGATGACATCGAGCGTTTTGCGGTGGCGCTGCTGCCGCGCGTGCGCCAGGTGTGGATGCCGGCGGGGGGAGCCCGGCCAGGCACCAGCCTCACGCACTACGCACTGCTGCGGGCCAACGAGCACCCTGGGCTGGACGTGGCGGAGGTGGTTCACCTGCTGGACCTGAGTGGCGTGGGGTCGGAGCAGACCCTGCGGCAGGGCGTCACAGAGGTTCTCCGCGACTTGCGGCTTCAGGATGAAGGGCCTACCGTTCGTCAGCTTGATTAG
- a CDS encoding DUF485 domain-containing protein: MTVSRPSIAAPPQRNAAYQQLVQQKTSFMISMTLAFLVLYFILPFLAGYNKPLMATKVMGNITFGYVLAFLEFIMGWVMAWIYVQRARTFDRLAEEAKA; this comes from the coding sequence ATGACTGTATCCCGCCCGAGTATCGCTGCCCCACCCCAGCGCAACGCCGCGTACCAGCAACTGGTGCAGCAGAAGACCAGCTTCATGATCAGCATGACGCTGGCCTTTCTGGTGCTGTATTTCATCCTGCCCTTCCTGGCCGGGTACAACAAACCCCTGATGGCCACCAAGGTGATGGGCAACATCACTTTCGGGTACGTGCTGGCTTTCCTGGAATTCATCATGGGCTGGGTCATGGCCTGGATCTACGTGCAGCGGGCCAGAACCTTCGACCGCCTGGCCGAGGAGGCCAAAGCATGA
- a CDS encoding DinB family protein, with product MTHRNKTLLPAVVTVATVGVAAGAALLARKRKGDIKEFVVANVLERPAGRSSFTDLGQNLERGGVHLAQRAEKASDTPENREVLMHIIGIERWGQNRIRVALKQRPFEKDDYHAYRPPAGTSLPQLRNLLSQTRSGTVDLARQLHKSPPDDDFVVEHNGLGPLTAKGWLRYLTQHADLESRKLKAGNDPVEVPEPEQPASAG from the coding sequence ATGACGCACAGAAACAAGACTCTTCTTCCCGCAGTGGTGACGGTGGCGACGGTGGGCGTGGCGGCGGGCGCGGCGTTGCTGGCCCGCAAGCGCAAGGGAGACATCAAGGAATTTGTGGTCGCCAACGTGCTGGAACGCCCGGCGGGGCGCAGCAGCTTCACGGATCTGGGTCAGAACCTGGAGCGCGGCGGCGTTCACCTGGCGCAGCGGGCCGAAAAAGCCAGTGACACGCCAGAAAACCGCGAAGTGCTGATGCACATCATCGGGATTGAACGCTGGGGGCAAAACCGCATTCGCGTGGCGCTCAAGCAGCGGCCCTTCGAGAAGGACGATTACCACGCCTACCGCCCCCCCGCCGGCACCAGCCTGCCGCAGCTCAGGAACCTGCTGTCGCAGACGCGTTCCGGCACGGTCGATCTGGCCCGCCAGCTCCATAAAAGCCCGCCGGACGACGACTTTGTGGTGGAGCACAACGGCCTGGGGCCACTGACCGCCAAAGGCTGGCTGCGTTACCTCACGCAGCATGCCGACCTGGAAAGCCGCAAATTGAAGGCCGGCAACGACCCGGTGGAAGTCCCGGAACCGGAGCAGCCCGCCAGCGCGGGCTAA
- a CDS encoding 5-formyltetrahydrofolate cyclo-ligase has product MSGGEVTAGAHRTAVWNVLERTRLCSFPFPPQGHCPNFNGARDAAKNLLSHPQMAAHRTLIVGPERALMPLRKLALQSGLTLYVPHQKKEGWYWRLTDPLGARLSQMPAVGEPRLKPEGAQAVVLACVAADRQGGRLGKGYGWGARGLNLGLPEYTLAHPIMLSAQLPCAADSTVKLIATPREVIEAEGHSP; this is encoded by the coding sequence GTGAGTGGGGGAGAGGTCACTGCTGGGGCGCACCGAACCGCCGTGTGGAACGTGCTGGAGCGGACGCGGTTGTGCTCGTTTCCCTTTCCGCCGCAGGGCCACTGCCCCAACTTCAACGGAGCAAGGGACGCGGCCAAGAACCTGCTGAGTCACCCGCAGATGGCAGCCCACCGCACCCTGATCGTCGGGCCGGAGCGGGCACTGATGCCCCTGCGCAAACTGGCGCTGCAAAGCGGCCTGACGCTGTACGTGCCGCACCAGAAGAAAGAGGGGTGGTACTGGCGGCTGACCGATCCGCTGGGGGCCCGGCTCTCGCAGATGCCGGCCGTCGGTGAACCCAGGTTGAAACCGGAGGGGGCTCAGGCAGTCGTGCTCGCCTGCGTGGCCGCAGATCGCCAGGGCGGGCGCCTGGGAAAAGGCTACGGCTGGGGCGCCCGTGGCCTGAACCTCGGCCTGCCCGAATACACCCTTGCTCACCCCATCATGCTCAGCGCGCAGTTGCCGTGCGCCGCCGATTCCACCGTGAAACTTATCGCCACCCCCCGGGAAGTGATTGAAGCAGAGGGCCACTCTCCATAA
- a CDS encoding glucose-6-phosphate dehydrogenase assembly protein OpcA: MTYVKSFKTLGPVDTTVRQAQATLDQLWAQTNVETRAYTGNIVALTTRSHLERVQEALSGLEGRYAGRQIIGVMDGSCDLTVHASLVAQEGGLYVERLLLDANAEQLQGAILPLLRPATVNHVWWGSDSKPTGTLLSELTEVADQIIADSLTLDIPPSRHYALADLGWSRAAAWREAVAQVFDSPDAARHLKQVNALSVKYKGRNDLPARLFAGFIGSTLGWRTLNHVEFREGRCERGKGDLCRVELTGKDVAFSWVADGPEMVHSTASWPGMNRSMDIHVPPMSLAAGLARVMARPERAEIFEKAWELARKSRA; encoded by the coding sequence ATGACTTACGTGAAATCCTTCAAGACGCTTGGCCCGGTGGACACCACGGTCAGGCAGGCGCAGGCCACACTGGATCAGTTGTGGGCGCAGACGAACGTGGAAACGCGGGCGTACACCGGGAACATCGTGGCGCTGACCACCCGTTCGCACCTGGAGCGCGTGCAGGAGGCCCTCAGTGGGCTGGAGGGACGCTACGCCGGGCGGCAGATTATTGGCGTCATGGACGGAAGCTGTGACCTGACCGTTCACGCTTCGCTGGTGGCGCAGGAAGGCGGGCTTTATGTGGAACGCCTGCTGCTGGACGCCAACGCCGAACAACTTCAGGGCGCGATCCTGCCCCTCTTGCGGCCCGCCACCGTCAACCACGTGTGGTGGGGCTCGGACAGCAAACCCACCGGCACGCTGCTCTCGGAACTGACCGAAGTGGCTGACCAGATCATCGCCGACAGCCTCACGCTGGACATTCCCCCTTCACGGCATTACGCCCTGGCCGACCTGGGCTGGAGCCGCGCCGCCGCCTGGCGCGAAGCCGTTGCCCAGGTGTTCGACAGCCCCGACGCGGCCCGGCACCTGAAGCAGGTGAACGCCCTGAGCGTAAAGTACAAGGGCCGCAACGACCTGCCCGCCCGCCTGTTTGCCGGTTTCATCGGCAGCACCCTGGGCTGGCGCACCCTGAACCACGTGGAATTCAGAGAAGGCCGCTGCGAACGCGGCAAAGGCGACCTGTGCCGCGTCGAACTGACCGGCAAAGACGTGGCCTTCTCCTGGGTCGCCGACGGCCCCGAGATGGTGCACAGCACCGCCAGCTGGCCCGGCATGAACCGCAGCATGGATATTCACGTTCCCCCCATGAGCCTCGCTGCCGGTCTCGCCCGCGTCATGGCCCGCCCCGAACGCGCCGAGATCTTCGAGAAAGCCTGGGAACTGGCACGGAAAAGCAGAGCGTAA
- the zwf gene encoding glucose-6-phosphate dehydrogenase, whose product MTSPRAKKPATRKSAASRAETPAKAAAHKTTGKKTTTKKTAATGASPKKGAASQAAKPTTRSIREAVEQQEALQNVPTAQPAPEATSHHPQPTAPRKSRQRVPHSTDSNEGVNPFRAVMRRNRAPEPATMVIFGATGDLATRKLLPAIFGLWQDGLLGSAFNIVGVGRQEMTDEQFKDFAIKALQTSKETDDIKPGSLEKFRDLLYYEGGDFAGDDIYQQVQTELDRAEEAHGGRKNALFYLSVPPSLFETISNGLGRLGLNRQDEGWRRMVIEKPFGRTLQSARELNDAIHRVWDESQVYRIDHYLGKETVQNLMAIRFGNVIFEPLWNRSYVSHVQITAAEDLGLEGRAGYYEEAGVVRDMLQNHLMQLFALTAMEAPAAFDADAIRDEKVKVLRAVKAIPKSRVKEVAVRGQYAAGTMDGENVPGYREEPGVKGGSTTPTYVAVKLEIDNWRWQGVPFYLRTGKRLPKKVTEIAVVFKRPPLGIFPGGLERNVLAFRIQPDEGVSLKFSSKTPGQEMVLREVVMDFRYDAFGAQLESPYSRLLLDAMLGDATLFPREDEVDHAWQIVSGILEAWDGKAAPQFPNYVAGTWGPDAADELIAPFRWRRL is encoded by the coding sequence ATGACTTCACCCAGAGCCAAGAAACCGGCGACCCGGAAAAGCGCGGCTTCCAGGGCGGAAACGCCCGCGAAAGCCGCAGCCCATAAAACGACAGGCAAGAAAACTACAACGAAGAAAACGGCGGCGACTGGAGCAAGCCCGAAGAAGGGCGCGGCCTCTCAAGCTGCCAAACCCACCACCCGGAGTATCCGCGAGGCGGTGGAGCAGCAGGAAGCCCTGCAAAATGTACCCACCGCGCAACCGGCTCCAGAGGCGACGTCACATCATCCGCAACCCACCGCCCCCCGTAAATCGCGCCAGCGTGTGCCGCACAGTACCGATTCGAACGAAGGGGTGAATCCCTTCCGCGCTGTGATGCGACGTAACCGCGCCCCGGAACCCGCCACCATGGTGATTTTCGGCGCGACGGGCGACCTCGCCACGCGCAAGTTGCTGCCGGCCATTTTCGGGTTGTGGCAGGACGGGTTGCTGGGCAGCGCCTTCAACATCGTGGGCGTGGGCCGCCAGGAGATGACGGACGAGCAGTTCAAGGATTTCGCCATTAAGGCGCTGCAAACGAGCAAGGAAACCGACGACATCAAACCCGGCAGCCTGGAGAAGTTCCGCGACCTGCTGTACTACGAGGGCGGGGATTTTGCCGGGGACGACATCTACCAGCAGGTGCAGACCGAACTCGACCGCGCCGAGGAAGCGCACGGCGGGCGCAAAAATGCCCTGTTTTACCTGTCGGTGCCGCCCAGCCTGTTCGAGACCATCAGTAATGGCCTGGGCCGCCTGGGGCTCAACCGGCAGGACGAGGGCTGGCGGCGCATGGTCATCGAGAAGCCGTTCGGACGCACCCTGCAATCGGCGCGTGAGCTGAACGACGCGATTCACCGCGTCTGGGACGAGTCTCAGGTGTACCGCATCGACCACTACCTGGGCAAGGAAACGGTGCAGAACCTGATGGCGATCCGCTTCGGCAACGTCATCTTCGAGCCGCTGTGGAACCGCAGTTACGTGTCGCACGTGCAGATTACCGCCGCCGAAGACCTGGGGCTCGAAGGCCGCGCCGGGTACTACGAGGAAGCCGGGGTGGTGCGGGACATGCTGCAAAACCACCTGATGCAGCTGTTTGCCCTGACCGCCATGGAAGCCCCCGCCGCCTTCGACGCCGACGCCATCCGCGACGAGAAGGTGAAGGTTCTGCGGGCCGTGAAAGCCATCCCGAAAAGCCGCGTGAAGGAAGTGGCCGTGCGCGGCCAGTACGCCGCTGGCACCATGGACGGCGAGAACGTCCCCGGCTACCGGGAGGAACCCGGCGTGAAGGGAGGCAGCACCACGCCCACCTACGTCGCCGTGAAACTGGAGATCGACAACTGGCGCTGGCAGGGCGTGCCGTTCTACCTGCGCACGGGAAAGAGATTGCCGAAAAAAGTCACCGAGATTGCGGTGGTCTTCAAACGCCCGCCCCTGGGGATTTTCCCCGGCGGTCTGGAACGCAACGTGCTGGCCTTCCGCATCCAGCCCGACGAGGGCGTGTCGCTGAAATTTTCCAGCAAGACCCCCGGCCAGGAAATGGTGCTGCGCGAAGTCGTCATGGACTTCCGCTACGACGCTTTCGGCGCACAACTCGAAAGCCCGTACAGCCGCCTGCTGCTCGACGCCATGCTGGGCGACGCCACCCTTTTTCCGCGCGAGGATGAGGTCGACCACGCCTGGCAGATCGTCAGCGGGATTCTGGAAGCCTGGGACGGCAAAGCGGCCCCGCAGTTCCCCAATTACGTCGCCGGCACCTGGGGCCCGGACGCCGCGGACGAGCTGATCGCGCCGTTCCGCTGGCGGCGACTGTGA
- the gnd gene encoding phosphogluconate dehydrogenase (NAD(+)-dependent, decarboxylating), whose product MKIGMIGLGKMGGNMVLRLLGGDQEVIGFDRSEDALQNIEAQGAKAARSMDEFIAALGEPGARAVWVMVPAGQITQSVIDDLANRLAPGDIIIDGGNSNFHDTQRRGEALAQRGLHFVDVGTSGGIWGLKEGYAMMIGGPQEAVERLRPVFEVLAPAPDRGWGRMGPSGSGHYVKMVHNGIEYGMMQAYAEGFELMKAHQDFNLDMAQIAELWRHGSVVRSWLLDLTAEALKNSADFNALSDYVADSGEGRWTIIDSIELGVPTPVITLATQMRFRSQQDVSYQGQMLSAMRRAFGGHAVKTLEATKQEGMVPEVQAGDHPKVAAPENIPVAAAQASTSGQSAEQQLGETGQNRVTGDQQGNG is encoded by the coding sequence ATGAAGATCGGCATGATTGGGCTGGGCAAGATGGGCGGCAACATGGTCTTGCGCCTGCTGGGGGGCGATCAGGAAGTCATCGGCTTTGACCGCAGCGAGGACGCCCTGCAAAACATTGAGGCGCAGGGCGCAAAGGCCGCCCGCAGCATGGACGAGTTTATTGCCGCGCTGGGCGAACCCGGCGCCAGGGCCGTGTGGGTCATGGTGCCGGCCGGACAGATTACCCAGTCCGTCATCGACGACCTGGCAAATAGGCTGGCTCCCGGCGACATCATTATCGACGGGGGCAACAGCAATTTCCACGATACGCAGCGCCGGGGTGAGGCCCTTGCCCAGCGCGGCCTGCATTTCGTGGATGTCGGCACCTCGGGCGGCATCTGGGGCCTGAAGGAAGGCTACGCCATGATGATCGGCGGGCCGCAGGAAGCGGTGGAACGCCTGCGCCCGGTCTTCGAGGTGCTGGCTCCCGCGCCAGACCGGGGCTGGGGCCGCATGGGGCCGAGCGGCAGTGGGCATTACGTGAAGATGGTGCACAACGGCATCGAATACGGCATGATGCAGGCCTACGCCGAGGGCTTCGAACTGATGAAAGCCCACCAGGACTTCAACCTGGACATGGCCCAGATTGCCGAGTTGTGGCGGCACGGCAGCGTCGTGCGCAGCTGGCTGCTCGACCTGACCGCCGAGGCGCTGAAGAACAGCGCCGACTTCAATGCGCTGTCGGATTACGTGGCCGACAGTGGCGAGGGCCGCTGGACGATCATCGACAGTATCGAGCTGGGGGTGCCCACGCCCGTGATCACGCTGGCCACCCAGATGCGCTTCCGTTCGCAGCAGGACGTCAGCTATCAGGGCCAGATGCTCTCGGCCATGCGCCGCGCGTTCGGTGGGCACGCCGTGAAAACGCTGGAAGCAACCAAGCAGGAGGGGATGGTGCCGGAAGTCCAGGCGGGCGACCACCCCAAAGTCGCCGCGCCCGAGAACATCCCGGTGGCCGCCGCGCAGGCCAGCACCAGCGGGCAGAGTGCCGAACAGCAACTCGGTGAAACCGGGCAAAACCGCGTGACCGGCGACCAGCAGGGCAACGGATGA
- a CDS encoding SRPBCC family protein: MSEEIRIKHTIPVRARPDILYRLALEPARRVGWDRNYVSGTYVGSEGRLVNNALVNYRLARNLLGLKFQARYGQLQAPQRGGWESVAPFGPIEKMTQSWNFKAMPGGTEVTFGLNARIRYRWAAKQLERILNNMVVGTLLALQKQVDAQGAQLMEDMGKEMAEKQKAEQKAAKEAAKAAKRRR; encoded by the coding sequence ATGTCGGAAGAGATTCGTATCAAGCACACCATTCCGGTCCGCGCCCGCCCGGACATCCTGTACCGCCTGGCGCTGGAACCCGCGCGGCGCGTCGGCTGGGACCGGAATTACGTCAGCGGCACTTACGTGGGCAGTGAGGGCCGGCTGGTCAACAACGCGCTGGTGAACTACCGACTGGCCCGCAACCTGCTGGGCCTCAAATTTCAGGCCAGGTACGGCCAGTTACAGGCCCCGCAGCGCGGCGGCTGGGAGAGCGTCGCCCCTTTCGGCCCTATCGAGAAGATGACGCAAAGCTGGAATTTCAAGGCCATGCCCGGCGGCACCGAAGTCACGTTCGGCCTCAACGCCCGTATCCGGTACAGGTGGGCGGCCAAGCAACTGGAACGTATCCTGAACAACATGGTCGTCGGCACCCTGCTGGCCCTGCAAAAACAGGTGGATGCCCAGGGGGCCCAGCTGATGGAAGATATGGGCAAGGAGATGGCCGAGAAACAGAAAGCCGAGCAGAAAGCGGCGAAAGAAGCCGCAAAAGCAGCCAAACGCCGCAGGTAG
- a CDS encoding PIG-L deacetylase family protein, protein MRIMAVFAHPDDEIGCIGTLAKHAARGDEVMLVWTTLGELASQFGDATHEEVTRVRREHGAWVAGKIGAQFHFFDMGDSRMTGNRAEALQLARLYAQFKPNAVITWSDDHPHPDHRMTAKIAFDAITLARIPKIVNEADAEDLAPPPNLNDEQASSPRFEAWRQPIRFYQYYAPASPYPDVFIDISGTIEQGEEVMSFYQQFYKWEWKPENYRAMRAEIGRLGGVKFAERFNLKVSHLRARDYLD, encoded by the coding sequence ATGCGAATCATGGCTGTGTTTGCTCACCCGGACGATGAAATCGGTTGCATTGGTACGCTGGCGAAGCACGCCGCGCGGGGAGACGAGGTGATGCTGGTGTGGACGACCCTGGGCGAACTCGCCAGCCAATTCGGCGACGCCACCCACGAGGAAGTCACCCGTGTGCGCCGCGAGCACGGCGCGTGGGTGGCCGGCAAGATCGGCGCGCAGTTTCACTTCTTCGACATGGGCGACAGCCGCATGACCGGCAACCGCGCCGAGGCGCTGCAACTGGCGCGGCTGTACGCCCAGTTCAAACCGAATGCCGTGATTACCTGGAGTGACGACCACCCGCACCCGGATCACCGCATGACTGCCAAGATTGCTTTCGACGCCATCACGCTGGCCCGGATTCCCAAGATCGTGAACGAAGCGGACGCCGAAGACCTGGCCCCACCCCCCAACCTGAACGACGAGCAGGCCAGCAGCCCCCGCTTCGAGGCGTGGCGCCAGCCCATCCGGTTTTACCAGTATTACGCGCCCGCCAGCCCCTACCCGGACGTGTTCATCGACATCAGCGGCACCATCGAGCAGGGCGAGGAAGTCATGAGTTTCTACCAGCAGTTCTACAAATGGGAATGGAAACCCGAGAACTACCGCGCCATGCGGGCCGAAATAGGCCGCCTGGGGGGCGTCAAGTTCGCTGAGCGTTTCAACCTGAAGGTCAGCCACCTGAGGGCCCGCGATTATCTCGACTGA
- the moaA gene encoding GTP 3',8-cyclase MoaA → MLADQLGRPLRDLRISVTDRCNLRCTYCMPAEVFGADYAFLPRTELLSFEEIERLARVFVSLGVRKLRITGGEPTLRRDLPDLIARLVRIEGVDDVAMTTNGLLLPRLAPQLRAAGLHRVTVSIDSLDPDVFGRMNGLNVHPQKVLDGVEAALQAGLKVKINTVVQRGVNDEGLREFWLALRDLAPVRFIEFMDVGNHNGWNLDSVVPSGEVLARLGEEFRPVNAQYRGEVAARHVDTAGHEIGLISSVSAPFCGDCSRARLSAVGVLYTCLFAGNGTDLRAPLRAGASDEAVRALVQGVWAARRDRYSEERGEVTRARKVEMSHIGG, encoded by the coding sequence ATGCTGGCGGATCAGTTGGGGCGGCCTCTTCGTGACTTGCGGATCAGCGTGACCGACCGCTGTAATCTGCGCTGCACGTACTGCATGCCGGCTGAGGTGTTCGGCGCGGATTACGCCTTTTTGCCGCGCACCGAGCTGCTGTCCTTCGAGGAAATAGAGCGGCTGGCACGGGTGTTCGTTTCGCTGGGCGTGCGCAAACTGCGCATCACAGGCGGCGAGCCGACGCTGCGGCGGGATCTGCCGGACTTGATCGCGCGACTGGTGCGCATTGAAGGCGTGGATGACGTGGCGATGACCACCAACGGCCTGCTGCTGCCGCGCCTGGCCCCGCAGTTGCGGGCGGCGGGCCTGCACCGCGTCACGGTGAGCATCGACAGCCTCGACCCGGACGTCTTCGGGCGCATGAACGGCCTGAACGTTCACCCGCAGAAGGTTCTGGACGGCGTGGAGGCCGCGTTGCAGGCGGGCCTGAAGGTCAAAATCAACACCGTGGTGCAGCGCGGCGTGAACGACGAGGGACTGCGCGAGTTCTGGCTGGCCCTGCGCGACCTGGCCCCGGTAAGATTCATCGAGTTCATGGATGTGGGGAACCACAACGGCTGGAACCTGGACAGCGTGGTGCCTTCCGGCGAGGTGCTGGCCCGCCTGGGCGAGGAATTCCGGCCTGTGAACGCGCAGTACCGCGGCGAGGTGGCGGCCCGTCACGTGGACACAGCCGGGCACGAGATAGGCCTCATTTCGTCGGTGAGTGCGCCTTTTTGCGGCGACTGCTCGCGGGCGCGGTTGTCGGCGGTGGGCGTGCTGTACACCTGCCTGTTTGCCGGGAACGGCACGGATTTGCGGGCTCCGCTGCGGGCCGGGGCGTCCGACGAGGCAGTCCGCGCCCTGGTGCAGGGGGTGTGGGCGGCCCGGCGCGACCGCTACAGCGAGGAACGCGGCGAAGTGACCCGCGCCCGCAAGGTGGAAATGTCGCATATCGGCGGGTAA